One stretch of Patescibacteria group bacterium DNA includes these proteins:
- the pcm gene encoding protein-L-isoaspartate O-methyltransferase translates to MNTKKNLIEHLEENTQVFKRKEFADAFEHIDRVDFVIDDCKVEAYEDYPLPIAKEQSISQPTTVAFMLELLSPERGEKILDVGSGSGWTTAIIAHIIGEKGYVWGVELLPDLVSFGRKNISKYHFKNAEILQAGDILGLPHEAPFDKILVSACADNIPQELMEQLKEGGIMVLPIGDSICKVEKKSDGVEIKHYPGFAFVPLITK, encoded by the coding sequence ATGAATACAAAGAAAAATTTGATTGAACACCTTGAAGAAAATACCCAAGTGTTTAAAAGAAAGGAGTTTGCCGATGCGTTTGAACATATAGACAGAGTGGATTTTGTCATCGATGACTGTAAAGTTGAAGCGTATGAGGATTACCCACTTCCGATAGCAAAAGAACAATCAATCTCTCAACCAACAACAGTTGCATTTATGCTTGAACTTCTTAGTCCTGAGAGAGGTGAAAAGATTCTGGATGTTGGTTCCGGCTCTGGTTGGACCACAGCTATCATTGCACATATTATCGGTGAAAAGGGATATGTGTGGGGAGTCGAACTACTTCCAGATCTTGTCTCATTTGGCAGAAAAAATATCAGTAAGTATCATTTTAAAAATGCAGAAATTTTGCAGGCAGGAGACATACTCGGACTTCCGCACGAAGCTCCATTTGATAAAATTTTAGTATCCGCTTGTGCCGATAATATACCACAGGAGCTTATGGAACAGCTCAAAGAAGGAGGAATTATGGTTCTGCCGATTGGCGATTCAATTTGCAAAGTTGAGAAAAAAAGCGATGGA
- a CDS encoding ATPase, which produces MLITKLDGNKEAFDSSKLRASLIKAGTSEAECDKVIQKIESELKEGMNTSLIYRRAYTLLKKQEKGIAARYSMKRAVLDLGPSGFPFEQFIAEIFKKWGYSTEVGKIIKGACAKHEIDLYAHKDGKNIAAEMKFHNKLGIKSDLKVALYVHARFEDIQANSSNTSPIDERWLVTNTKFTHNAIKYSKCVGLRTVSWSDPPSGNLNNLIEESGIQPLTSLTTLSKQEKRALMERDVVLCRSLFEKQDMMKSLGFSDSKIETVLSESRSLCGSRNTK; this is translated from the coding sequence ATGCTCATAACCAAACTGGATGGTAATAAAGAAGCATTTGATTCCTCGAAGCTTCGTGCATCGCTTATAAAAGCGGGAACTTCGGAAGCTGAGTGTGATAAGGTGATACAAAAAATAGAATCTGAACTTAAAGAAGGAATGAATACTTCGCTCATTTATCGACGAGCATATACTCTTCTCAAAAAACAGGAAAAGGGAATAGCTGCACGGTATTCAATGAAGCGGGCAGTTCTCGATCTGGGTCCCTCTGGTTTTCCATTTGAACAGTTTATCGCTGAAATTTTTAAAAAGTGGGGGTATTCCACTGAAGTTGGTAAAATAATAAAAGGAGCGTGTGCAAAGCACGAAATAGATCTCTATGCACACAAAGACGGTAAAAACATTGCCGCAGAAATGAAATTTCATAATAAACTGGGGATCAAGTCTGATTTAAAAGTGGCTTTGTATGTACATGCTAGGTTTGAAGATATACAAGCAAACAGTAGCAACACAAGTCCAATAGATGAACGGTGGCTTGTTACTAATACAAAGTTTACCCACAACGCAATCAAGTACAGCAAATGCGTGGGTCTCCGCACCGTCTCATGGAGCGATCCTCCCTCTGGAAATTTAAATAATCTCATAGAAGAGTCAGGAATACAGCCACTGACGAGCTTAACCACACTTTCAAAACAGGAAAAAAGAGCACTAATGGAACGCGACGTAGTGTTATGCAGATCGCTTTTTGAAAAACAGGATATGATGAAAAGTTTAGGTTTTTCAGATAGTAAGATAGAAACAGTGCTCAGCGAAAGCCGGTCTCTTTGCGGTTCTCGCAATACAAAGTAA
- a CDS encoding MGMT family protein — protein MTFTQRVNQIVSRIPKGETLSYGEVAALVGNGKGARAIGSIMNKNTSPYIPCHRVIRSDGSVGGYNRGTEAKMKKLKSENAL, from the coding sequence ATGACTTTTACTCAGCGTGTAAATCAGATAGTGTCTCGCATTCCGAAAGGGGAAACACTTTCATATGGTGAGGTTGCGGCGTTGGTTGGCAATGGTAAGGGGGCGCGAGCTATCGGATCAATAATGAACAAAAACACCAGTCCCTATATCCCATGTCATAGAGTTATACGCTCTGATGGAAGTGTCGGTGGATACAACCGAGGAACTGAAGCTAAAATGAAAAAGCTAAAATCGGAAAACGCACTATGA
- a CDS encoding PD-(D/E)XK nuclease family protein: MAVYNPNRSENWNYGGKNWRLSRSKIDFFIECPRCFYLDNKLGTKRPPGYPLSLNIAVDTLLKKEFDIHRAKKIAHPLMEQYNIDAVPFQHKDMDLWRDNFKGIQCKHEETGFSVSGAIDDVWVTPADELIIVDYKATSKNGEVNLDAPWQDGYKRQMEVYQWLFRQNGFNVLDTGYFVYVNGKTDVEAFDGKLEFDVKVLSYTGKDDWIESTLTKIKSCLDSSIIPASGEDCEYCPYREASGKKLQKLQKLHPANTKLKQEDKTKIDTGTLF, encoded by the coding sequence ATGGCAGTGTACAATCCAAATCGATCGGAAAATTGGAACTATGGCGGCAAAAACTGGCGTCTTTCTCGTTCTAAAATAGACTTTTTTATAGAATGTCCTCGGTGTTTTTATCTTGATAATAAACTTGGTACAAAAAGGCCTCCAGGGTACCCACTCAGTTTAAATATCGCTGTTGACACGCTTCTCAAGAAAGAGTTTGATATTCATCGTGCAAAAAAAATAGCACATCCTCTTATGGAACAGTACAACATAGATGCAGTGCCATTCCAACACAAGGATATGGATTTATGGCGGGATAATTTCAAAGGAATTCAGTGCAAACATGAAGAGACAGGATTTAGCGTTTCGGGTGCGATAGATGATGTGTGGGTTACTCCTGCCGATGAATTGATTATTGTGGATTATAAAGCGACAAGTAAAAATGGAGAAGTAAATTTAGATGCCCCGTGGCAAGATGGATATAAACGACAAATGGAAGTATATCAATGGTTGTTTCGGCAAAATGGATTTAATGTTTTAGACACTGGATATTTTGTATATGTAAATGGAAAAACCGATGTAGAAGCATTTGATGGAAAATTAGAGTTTGATGTTAAGGTTCTCTCGTATACAGGCAAGGACGATTGGATTGAATCAACACTAACGAAAATAAAATCGTGCTTAGATTCAAGCATAATTCCTGCGTCAGGAGAAGATTGTGAGTATTGTCCATACAGAGAAGCTTCCGGCAAAAAGTTACAGAAGTTACAAAAATTACACCCGGCGAATACAAAACTAAAACAGGAAGATAAAACTAAAATAGATACCGGAACACTTTTCTAG